One Candidatus Ornithobacterium hominis genomic region harbors:
- a CDS encoding TlpA family protein disulfide reductase, whose translation MKKIFILVLASLICFGCKKEKTTAEEEISAQRPTLPEKADYALIHGQISNLEVPVDSVLIRNPQHQYQKLIKMQPDGVFYDTLRIPAEGPYQIKIGDEYATVFLKNGNPLYLTSDYPQFDETLKFEGEGSIVDKSNFVIASTLMQEKAIAEEDFALDEAAFSKKLEGMKANFAQLIEKYPNLDQKFVTDSKEQYELGLEGLKKYYQRKKEIANKFTGKPAPSFSGEDINGKKYRLSDFSGKYIYVDVWATWCGPCKAEIPDLKKIEEEYRGKNIEFVSLSIDEASDKETWKNFVREKELKGIQIFDGAAWKSNFIKDLEIQGIPRFILIGPDGKIIDPDAPRPSSEKLRDKLNALEI comes from the coding sequence ATGAAAAAAATATTCATCTTAGTCTTGGCTAGTTTAATCTGCTTTGGCTGTAAAAAAGAAAAAACAACAGCAGAGGAAGAAATTTCTGCACAGCGTCCCACTTTGCCAGAAAAAGCAGATTACGCATTAATTCACGGTCAAATTTCTAATTTGGAGGTGCCAGTAGATAGCGTTTTGATTAGAAATCCGCAGCATCAATACCAAAAATTGATAAAAATGCAACCCGACGGAGTTTTTTATGATACGCTAAGAATCCCAGCTGAGGGGCCGTACCAAATTAAAATTGGAGACGAGTATGCTACCGTTTTCTTGAAAAATGGAAATCCATTATACCTGACCTCAGACTACCCGCAATTTGATGAAACTTTAAAATTTGAAGGAGAAGGTAGCATTGTAGATAAAAGTAATTTTGTCATCGCATCTACACTGATGCAAGAAAAAGCCATTGCAGAAGAAGACTTTGCATTAGATGAAGCCGCTTTCAGCAAAAAATTGGAGGGAATGAAAGCAAATTTTGCTCAGCTGATTGAAAAATATCCTAATTTAGACCAAAAATTCGTTACAGATTCAAAAGAACAATACGAATTAGGCTTGGAAGGATTAAAAAAATATTACCAGCGTAAAAAAGAAATCGCTAATAAATTTACTGGTAAGCCAGCGCCTTCTTTTTCAGGAGAAGATATCAACGGCAAAAAATATCGCCTTTCTGACTTCTCAGGTAAATACATTTATGTCGATGTATGGGCCACTTGGTGCGGACCGTGCAAGGCTGAAATTCCTGATTTAAAGAAAATTGAAGAAGAATACCGTGGTAAAAACATTGAATTTGTAAGCCTTTCTATCGATGAAGCTTCAGACAAGGAAACCTGGAAGAATTTTGTGCGAGAAAAAGAATTGAAAGGAATTCAGATTTTTGATGGAGCAGCATGGAAGAGTAACTTTATAAAAGATTTAGAAATTCAAGGCATTCCAAGATTTATTCTCATCGGTCCCGATGGGAAAATCATCGACCCAGACGCACCAAGACCAAGTAGTGAAAAGTTGAGAGATAAATTAAACGCTTTGGAAATTTAA
- a CDS encoding SufE family protein gives MKIQEIQDNIVQDFSFFDDWEGRYQHLIDLGKDLAELSEEEKKEGNLVKGCQSNVWLASEYKGDKVFYKADSDAILPKGIAALLVQIYSGQTPQEILKSNEDFIEKIGLQEFLSPTRANGLLAMIKQIKFYAIAFDAKRN, from the coding sequence ATGAAAATTCAAGAAATTCAAGATAATATAGTACAAGATTTTTCTTTTTTTGATGATTGGGAAGGGCGCTATCAGCATCTCATTGATTTAGGGAAAGACTTAGCCGAACTCAGCGAAGAAGAAAAAAAAGAAGGAAATTTGGTGAAAGGCTGCCAAAGCAATGTTTGGTTAGCCTCTGAATACAAGGGAGATAAAGTCTTCTATAAGGCTGATAGTGATGCCATTTTGCCTAAAGGAATTGCAGCTCTGTTGGTGCAAATTTATTCTGGGCAAACGCCACAAGAAATTTTAAAAAGCAACGAAGATTTTATAGAAAAAATTGGTTTGCAGGAATTCTTGTCTCCTACGCGTGCCAACGGATTACTAGCGATGATAAAGCAGATTAAATTCTACGCCATTGCTTTCGATGCTAAAAGGAATTAA
- a CDS encoding glycosyltransferase family 9 protein translates to MNPNFHILALRFSSIGDVAMCVPVIDSVLKNNLEVKITFATPKAFHVFFPVHERLNLLDFDKKQEHRGILGLVRFYRQHFNLEFDAVADLHSVLRTQFLRGIFSTLGTPTAYIDKGRAEKKLLTQKDDKELKPLIHTCTRYAQVFEELGCEVPLNFELQNFLGYPNALKDGVGIAPLAKHEEKQFPLEKMKEIVAYLAQKHQVYLLGGKEDEKTLNTLVQPKVENLAGKQSFKEDLELMAGLKFVISMDSANMHLASLVGTRVISVWGATHPYLGFLGYGQSMKDVVQLENLSCRPCSVFGNKTCWRGDLACMNELSFFKTIL, encoded by the coding sequence TTGAACCCAAATTTTCACATCTTAGCACTACGTTTTTCTTCCATTGGTGATGTCGCAATGTGCGTACCCGTGATTGATTCAGTATTGAAGAATAACTTAGAAGTGAAAATCACTTTTGCTACGCCCAAAGCTTTTCACGTTTTTTTCCCAGTGCATGAACGCTTAAATTTACTCGATTTTGATAAAAAACAAGAGCATCGGGGAATCTTAGGTTTGGTTCGGTTTTATCGGCAGCATTTTAATTTAGAGTTTGATGCAGTAGCTGATTTACATTCCGTTTTGCGAACACAGTTTTTACGTGGTATTTTCAGTACTCTAGGTACGCCTACTGCGTATATAGACAAAGGTAGGGCTGAGAAAAAATTATTAACTCAAAAAGATGACAAAGAGCTGAAACCGCTGATTCATACCTGTACACGATATGCTCAAGTTTTTGAAGAATTGGGATGTGAAGTTCCTTTAAATTTTGAATTACAAAATTTCTTAGGTTATCCCAATGCTTTGAAAGACGGAGTAGGCATTGCTCCCTTGGCTAAACATGAAGAAAAGCAATTCCCTCTAGAAAAAATGAAAGAAATTGTAGCTTATTTGGCACAGAAGCATCAGGTCTATTTACTTGGAGGAAAAGAAGATGAGAAAACTCTAAATACTTTGGTGCAGCCAAAGGTAGAAAATTTAGCTGGTAAACAAAGTTTCAAAGAAGATTTGGAACTGATGGCAGGACTGAAATTTGTCATCAGTATGGATAGTGCAAATATGCATTTAGCTTCTTTGGTCGGGACGCGCGTCATCTCCGTGTGGGGAGCCACGCATCCGTACTTAGGTTTTTTAGGCTACGGGCAATCGATGAAAGATGTTGTGCAATTAGAGAATCTAAGCTGTCGCCCTTGCTCAGTTTTTGGCAACAAAACCTGCTGGCGTGGGGATTTGGCCTGCATGAATGAATTATCTTTCTTTAAAACAATTCTTTAA
- a CDS encoding sigma-70 family RNA polymerase sigma factor — MRQLKITKQVTNRETASLDKYLQEIGKVDLITAEDEVELAQRIKAGDKIALEKLTKANLRFVVSVAKQYQNQGLSLPDLINEGNLGLIKAAQRFDETRGFKFISYAVWWIRQSILQALAEQSRIVRLPLNKIGSINKINKAYASLEQEHERAPSAEEISDQLDMTEDDVKESMKNSGRHVSMDAPLVEGEDSNLYDVLRSGESPNPDRELLNESLRIEIERALKTLTPREADLIRLYFGLNGEHPMTLEEIGEAFDLTRERVRQIKEKAIRRLKHTSRSRILKTYLAR, encoded by the coding sequence ATGCGGCAACTAAAAATCACCAAACAGGTTACTAATCGTGAAACAGCTTCTCTAGATAAATATTTACAGGAAATAGGTAAAGTTGATTTGATTACAGCAGAGGATGAAGTGGAATTGGCTCAGCGAATCAAGGCTGGAGATAAAATTGCTTTAGAAAAATTGACAAAAGCGAATTTGAGGTTCGTTGTTTCCGTAGCAAAACAGTACCAAAATCAAGGTTTGAGTTTACCAGATTTGATAAACGAAGGAAATTTAGGGCTCATCAAAGCAGCTCAGCGATTTGATGAAACGCGTGGTTTTAAATTTATTTCGTACGCCGTTTGGTGGATTCGTCAATCTATTTTGCAGGCGTTGGCAGAACAATCTAGAATTGTACGTTTGCCGCTCAATAAAATTGGTTCCATCAATAAAATCAATAAGGCTTATGCTTCGCTAGAGCAGGAACATGAGCGAGCTCCATCGGCAGAAGAGATTTCAGACCAATTGGATATGACTGAAGATGATGTAAAAGAATCAATGAAAAATAGTGGGCGTCACGTTTCTATGGATGCTCCATTGGTGGAAGGTGAAGATTCTAATTTGTACGACGTTTTACGCTCTGGGGAATCGCCTAATCCTGATAGGGAATTGCTTAACGAGTCGCTTCGTATTGAAATTGAAAGAGCGTTGAAAACTTTGACCCCGAGAGAAGCTGATTTGATTCGCTTGTATTTTGGGCTGAATGGCGAGCACCCAATGACCTTAGAAGAAATCGGTGAAGCTTTTGATTTAACACGTGAACGCGTCCGTCAAATTAAAGAAAAAGCCATCCGAAGATTAAAACACACTTCAAGGAGTAGGATTCTGAAAACCTATCTTGCGAGATAA
- a CDS encoding superoxide dismutase family protein, producing the protein MKKLVLGISLASMIFAVQSCEKKNEAQNTNNEIVAPSENSEMGVVSEVIVPLSSKSGSSVAGSATFTQSGNEVTLKVDVTGLKGSEHAIHIHENGDCSADDGSSAGGHWNPTGDDHGKWGEGDFHYGDIGNLVADAEGKSTLVFTTDKWTLEDNAENGLRGKSVIIHAKADDFTSQPSGAAGDRIACGVIK; encoded by the coding sequence ATGAAAAAACTTGTTTTAGGGATAAGCTTAGCATCCATGATTTTTGCAGTGCAGTCTTGTGAGAAAAAAAATGAAGCTCAAAATACTAACAATGAGATAGTTGCACCGTCAGAGAATTCTGAAATGGGAGTCGTTTCTGAAGTTATCGTTCCTTTATCTTCCAAAAGCGGAAGTTCTGTGGCTGGAAGTGCAACCTTTACGCAAAGTGGCAACGAAGTGACCCTTAAAGTAGATGTTACAGGATTGAAAGGCAGTGAACATGCCATTCATATTCATGAAAATGGTGATTGCTCTGCCGATGATGGTTCTTCTGCTGGCGGGCACTGGAATCCTACTGGAGATGACCACGGGAAGTGGGGCGAAGGTGATTTTCACTACGGTGACATCGGTAATTTAGTTGCTGATGCAGAGGGTAAATCAACCTTAGTCTTTACAACAGATAAGTGGACTTTAGAAGATAATGCAGAAAATGGATTGAGAGGAAAATCAGTTATCATCCATGCAAAAGCGGATGATTTTACATCTCAGCCATCTGGTGCTGCTGGAGATCGTATCGCTTGTGGGGTTATTAAATAA
- a CDS encoding alkaline phosphatase: MKRREFFKNSSLLGLGAFFLGAESLKSNTIREEFRHKKTKNIIFMVSDGMSSGTLAMSDIYSKRILGKPSAWLGAYQDDLMQRGLMDMASKTSIVTDSAAASSSWGGGHRVPNGNLNIGAKGEEYEPILQKFKKAGKKVGCVTTVPITHATPAGFCVNIKSRSDQAAIAEKYATLDFDVMMGGGQKYFDPKSRKDKKDMYAVFTKKGYHVAKNKSEMLKAQPNQKLLGVFTEDSLPYSVDAKTLGTDKTTPNLLDLTQKAIEQMKSHSNGFVLQVEAGKVDWAAHGNDFAALLFDQLMFDSCVNHVLDFAKKDGNTLVVITSDHGNANPGLVYGKGVDPLFDNTVSIKHSNDWILQGIRTDATEKEIIDRLYENSGNMKISTEHAKEIIAYYKDVQAEDGIYNPKHLPFLLLSKMQYEHFHVGWNSMNHTSDYTELAMYGPGSEHMKSFMRNDQMHNFLLKVAEVDMLNKA, from the coding sequence ATGAAAAGGAGAGAATTCTTTAAAAACTCGTCTTTGCTTGGGCTTGGGGCTTTTTTCTTGGGAGCAGAAAGCTTAAAATCAAATACAATCAGAGAAGAATTTAGGCATAAAAAAACCAAGAACATTATCTTCATGGTGAGTGATGGCATGAGTTCTGGTACGCTGGCAATGAGCGATATTTATAGCAAAAGAATTTTAGGAAAACCATCAGCTTGGCTGGGGGCATATCAAGATGATTTGATGCAAAGAGGGTTGATGGATATGGCTTCTAAGACGTCTATTGTTACAGATTCTGCTGCAGCGAGTTCTTCTTGGGGTGGGGGGCATAGAGTCCCCAACGGAAACCTGAATATTGGCGCCAAAGGCGAAGAATATGAACCAATCTTGCAAAAATTTAAAAAAGCGGGAAAAAAAGTAGGTTGCGTTACCACCGTGCCCATTACGCACGCCACGCCAGCAGGATTTTGTGTGAATATAAAGTCTAGAAGCGACCAAGCGGCTATTGCAGAGAAGTATGCTACGCTAGATTTTGATGTGATGATGGGCGGCGGGCAAAAATATTTTGACCCTAAGTCTAGAAAAGATAAAAAAGATATGTACGCGGTCTTTACAAAGAAAGGCTATCACGTGGCAAAAAATAAATCTGAGATGCTGAAGGCTCAGCCAAATCAGAAGTTATTAGGTGTTTTCACCGAAGATTCATTGCCGTATTCTGTAGATGCTAAAACTTTGGGCACAGATAAAACTACGCCTAACTTATTGGATTTGACGCAAAAAGCTATAGAGCAAATGAAATCACATAGCAATGGTTTTGTATTGCAGGTAGAGGCAGGCAAAGTAGACTGGGCGGCGCACGGCAATGATTTTGCTGCTCTGTTATTTGATCAGTTAATGTTTGATTCTTGTGTGAATCACGTATTGGATTTTGCTAAAAAAGATGGAAATACGCTAGTCGTAATAACCTCTGACCATGGGAATGCAAATCCTGGTTTGGTGTACGGGAAAGGCGTAGACCCGCTATTTGATAACACGGTGAGCATCAAGCATTCTAATGATTGGATTTTGCAAGGAATCAGAACCGATGCTACCGAAAAAGAAATCATAGACCGCTTGTATGAAAATTCTGGGAATATGAAAATTTCAACCGAACACGCCAAAGAAATCATTGCCTACTACAAAGATGTGCAAGCCGAAGATGGAATCTATAACCCGAAGCATTTGCCTTTCCTGTTGCTATCTAAAATGCAGTATGAGCACTTCCACGTGGGTTGGAACAGCATGAATCATACCTCTGACTACACAGAATTGGCGATGTATGGGCCAGGAAGTGAACATATGAAATCATTTATGCGAAACGACCAGATGCATAATTTCCTACTGAAAGTAGCAGAAGTGGATATGCTGAATAAAGCATAA
- a CDS encoding FISUMP domain-containing protein, whose amino-acid sequence MKKLLLSLAVLSAVAVTAQVGINTDAPKATLDISAKDNQKGNLRIEGVEEKSTQWLLVWDEKDQKVKRTSLSDLKWDIIIVDNGKINYIRDKQPDRADEIINKIKQCTPENILFDKHFGDGKHDFVYCATTVSVGGYNKTWLNLNLGAAYADINSPHFNPTVNKTGESIHRDENLYGSYYQWQRASDGHEFRNSPTTPKKAQSWTVTDEAAGKFITKGGNNWAKNGEKASGSDLELWRAGGVNNPCPSGYHVPTVEEWQQLLNAVRSKMWTQNKLPNLAAAGSRSYHHGSLSRKRSNGWYWSSSARGSSSAYDMTLDSGGDTTNSNDRSFGSNVRCIKDNN is encoded by the coding sequence ATGAAGAAATTATTACTTTCTTTAGCCGTATTATCAGCGGTTGCGGTCACCGCTCAGGTGGGCATTAACACAGATGCTCCAAAGGCGACATTAGACATCAGCGCAAAAGATAACCAAAAAGGTAACTTGCGCATAGAAGGTGTTGAGGAAAAATCTACCCAATGGCTTTTAGTTTGGGATGAAAAAGACCAAAAGGTGAAGCGCACGAGCCTCTCAGACCTCAAATGGGATATAATAATAGTAGATAATGGGAAAATAAATTATATCCGCGATAAGCAGCCAGACAGAGCAGATGAGATCATCAATAAAATCAAACAATGTACACCAGAAAATATACTTTTTGATAAGCACTTTGGTGACGGTAAGCATGATTTTGTGTATTGCGCTACAACTGTAAGCGTGGGCGGTTACAATAAAACATGGCTCAACCTCAACCTTGGTGCGGCGTATGCAGACATAAATAGTCCTCATTTTAACCCGACCGTTAATAAAACAGGAGAATCTATCCACAGAGACGAAAATCTTTATGGTTCATATTACCAATGGCAGAGAGCGAGTGATGGGCATGAGTTTAGGAATTCACCAACTACCCCTAAAAAAGCCCAAAGTTGGACAGTCACAGACGAAGCAGCAGGGAAGTTTATTACTAAAGGTGGCAATAACTGGGCAAAGAATGGTGAAAAGGCATCAGGTTCAGATTTAGAGTTGTGGAGAGCAGGAGGAGTTAATAACCCTTGCCCGTCTGGTTACCATGTTCCGACTGTGGAGGAGTGGCAGCAATTACTCAATGCTGTAAGAAGTAAAATGTGGACACAGAATAAATTGCCAAACCTTGCAGCTGCTGGCAGCCGTAGCTATCACCATGGTTCGCTGAGCCGCAAGAGATCTAACGGGTGGTACTGGAGTAGCTCTGCTCGAGGCAGTAGCTCTGCTTACGACATGACCTTAGACAGTGGCGGCGACACTACGAACAGCAACGACCGATCCTTCGGGAGCAACGTGCGTTGTATTAAAGATAATAATTAA
- the ccsA gene encoding cytochrome c biogenesis protein CcsA → MERLYKIFSSSKLFLILLFIFGVAMAVATFVENDFGTSAAWVMIYDAWWFELVMAGLSLTFLANIFKYKLLRKEKWAILAFHLAFIIIILGAAITRYTSYGGVMRIREGESSNILISDTNYLNAEISDGKQTKVISEKLSFSTLKNNDFSIKTDFNGKKITIDYKDFIPDAVADVVEDKENGKPLLELVVTQGDGRSSIFLTEGETQKLNPEFEIGFQSDKKDIVNIIQENGQFKVLSPKELSFFIMNEQRTGVLKADSLQEITLRTLYRSGDVSFVPLTFHQHGKFEIKSTAEKLKDNSETQDDALLVKLSVDDQSEEVNILYRKGFIPLASDATINDVDVKLSYGSKAIEIPFKIRLNDFQLERYPGSSSPSSYASEVTILDGEEQIPYRIFMNNVLDYKGYRFFQASYDTDERGTVLSVNHDFWGTWVTYFGYFLMTVGMIFTLFGKKSRFNIVGNKLKKLKQIAPLFFLFLLSFVNAQEQEKSNRFAINDTIILSQEIDKDLAEQFGRLLVQDLDGRIKPINTLASEIIRKISRKSYFFYPTSDGKFTLDVNQTFLAMHTAPNLWQHIPLIEIDLYKIEESYPNLKKGKNGWLAFSDLLNEKGDYILSDKVEEANQKKPAERNEFDKEILKLDEKFNILYNLFIGNYLKVLPNKEDDNNTWYSFTHDFKNFPQEDAQFAEHILPAYFNDLAKRDYEAASEKLNYIKTYQDVIGEKIIPSPERLEAELWYNRLNLNFWLFQILFTLGFVMLILAIIKMFNHSKIIQFFWNLLVILILLSFIAFVGNVILRWYVAQHAPWSNGYEMLVFVALILLLSGLVTFRKSDFSLPLATLFSGALLLVSWLDWINPEITNLMPVLKSYWLKIHVATIVSGYAPLAFSAVLGLMVLLFYIFRTEKNKAIIDLKIRELTYINEMSMTVGLFLLTVGTFLGGIWANESWGRYWAWDPKETWALISVIVYAIVLHLRFVPKLGNHYVLNTASMFAFWSIIMTSFGVNYYLSGLHSYASGDPMPIPKFVYFVAGAMIIIAVWAGIKNKKKRMK, encoded by the coding sequence ATGGAAAGGCTTTATAAAATTTTTTCTTCATCTAAATTATTTTTAATCTTACTGTTCATCTTTGGCGTAGCAATGGCTGTTGCCACCTTTGTAGAGAACGATTTTGGTACATCAGCTGCTTGGGTGATGATTTATGATGCTTGGTGGTTTGAATTAGTAATGGCTGGGCTTTCGCTCACATTTTTAGCAAATATTTTCAAATATAAATTATTGAGAAAAGAGAAATGGGCGATTTTGGCGTTTCATTTAGCTTTCATCATTATAATTTTAGGAGCAGCGATTACACGGTACACCTCTTACGGAGGCGTGATGAGAATCAGAGAAGGTGAAAGCTCTAATATTTTAATTTCAGATACGAATTATCTCAACGCTGAAATTTCTGACGGGAAACAAACGAAAGTGATTTCAGAAAAACTATCTTTTTCTACACTTAAAAACAATGATTTCAGCATCAAAACAGATTTCAACGGAAAGAAAATTACCATAGATTATAAAGATTTCATTCCCGATGCTGTGGCAGATGTAGTAGAAGATAAAGAAAACGGAAAACCCTTGCTTGAATTAGTGGTAACACAAGGTGATGGCAGAAGTTCTATCTTCTTAACCGAAGGCGAAACACAAAAATTAAACCCTGAATTTGAAATCGGTTTTCAATCTGATAAAAAAGATATCGTGAATATCATTCAAGAAAATGGGCAATTCAAGGTTTTGTCACCAAAAGAATTGAGCTTTTTTATTATGAATGAACAAAGAACAGGCGTTTTGAAAGCGGATTCTTTGCAAGAGATTACGCTGAGAACCCTGTATCGTTCGGGCGATGTTTCCTTTGTCCCATTGACTTTCCACCAACATGGGAAATTTGAAATTAAATCCACTGCAGAAAAATTAAAAGACAATAGTGAAACGCAAGATGATGCTTTGTTGGTGAAATTATCGGTGGACGATCAATCTGAAGAGGTGAATATTTTGTACCGAAAAGGATTTATTCCTTTGGCGAGCGATGCCACCATCAACGATGTAGATGTTAAGTTGTCTTACGGTTCAAAAGCGATTGAAATCCCATTCAAAATAAGGTTAAATGACTTTCAATTAGAGCGTTACCCAGGTTCTTCCAGTCCGTCTTCTTATGCCAGTGAAGTAACGATTTTGGATGGTGAAGAGCAAATTCCGTATCGTATTTTTATGAATAATGTGCTGGATTACAAGGGTTACCGATTTTTTCAGGCAAGTTATGATACCGATGAGCGAGGTACAGTTTTGTCTGTAAACCATGATTTTTGGGGAACTTGGGTCACTTATTTCGGTTATTTTTTAATGACGGTAGGAATGATTTTTACTTTATTCGGAAAAAAATCAAGATTTAATATTGTGGGCAATAAATTAAAAAAGTTAAAGCAAATCGCACCTTTATTTTTCTTGTTTTTATTGAGTTTTGTAAATGCTCAAGAGCAAGAAAAAAGCAATCGTTTCGCTATTAATGATACGATTATTCTATCACAAGAAATTGATAAAGACCTTGCTGAGCAATTTGGGCGTTTGCTGGTGCAAGATTTGGACGGAAGAATTAAGCCGATAAATACTTTGGCATCTGAAATTATCAGAAAAATATCTAGGAAATCCTATTTCTTTTACCCGACTAGCGATGGAAAGTTTACCTTGGATGTGAATCAAACTTTTCTGGCGATGCATACCGCTCCGAATTTATGGCAACATATTCCATTGATAGAGATTGATTTATATAAAATTGAGGAAAGCTATCCAAACCTGAAAAAAGGAAAAAATGGCTGGTTGGCATTCTCTGATTTGTTGAATGAAAAAGGCGATTATATTTTGTCTGACAAAGTGGAAGAAGCAAACCAAAAGAAACCTGCTGAACGAAATGAATTTGATAAAGAAATTCTGAAATTAGACGAAAAATTCAATATTCTGTACAACCTTTTTATTGGAAATTATTTAAAAGTTTTACCGAATAAAGAAGATGATAATAATACTTGGTACAGCTTTACCCACGATTTCAAAAATTTTCCGCAAGAAGATGCTCAATTTGCTGAGCATATTTTGCCAGCTTACTTCAATGATTTAGCTAAACGAGATTATGAAGCCGCTTCAGAAAAATTAAATTACATCAAGACTTATCAAGATGTAATTGGCGAAAAAATTATACCCTCGCCCGAAAGATTAGAAGCCGAGCTGTGGTACAACAGGTTGAATCTTAATTTTTGGCTATTCCAAATCTTATTCACCTTAGGTTTTGTAATGCTGATTTTAGCAATTATTAAAATGTTCAATCACAGCAAAATCATTCAATTTTTTTGGAATCTTTTAGTAATTTTGATTTTGTTGTCGTTCATTGCCTTTGTGGGGAATGTAATTTTGAGATGGTATGTTGCACAGCACGCTCCGTGGAGTAATGGCTATGAAATGTTAGTTTTTGTAGCTTTGATTTTATTGTTGAGTGGATTGGTAACGTTCAGAAAGTCAGACTTTTCACTTCCATTAGCAACTTTATTTTCAGGAGCTTTGCTTTTGGTTAGTTGGTTGGATTGGATAAATCCCGAAATCACGAATTTGATGCCAGTTTTGAAATCCTATTGGCTGAAAATTCACGTAGCTACGATTGTGAGCGGCTATGCTCCGCTGGCGTTTTCCGCCGTTTTAGGTTTGATGGTTTTATTGTTTTACATTTTCAGAACCGAAAAAAATAAAGCTATCATAGATTTAAAAATCAGAGAATTAACTTACATCAATGAAATGTCTATGACGGTAGGTTTATTCCTACTCACCGTGGGGACATTTTTGGGCGGAATTTGGGCCAATGAATCCTGGGGAAGATATTGGGCTTGGGACCCGAAGGAAACTTGGGCATTGATTAGCGTAATAGTTTACGCCATTGTTTTGCATTTAAGATTTGTGCCAAAACTCGGCAACCATTATGTGCTGAACACAGCGAGTATGTTTGCTTTTTGGTCTATCATAATGACATCATTTGGCGTGAATTATTATCTATCGGGCTTGCATAGCTATGCCTCTGGCGACCCGATGCCAATACCGAAATTCGTTTATTTTGTAGCTGGAGCGATGATAATTATAGCCGTTTGGGCAGGGATAAAAAACAAGAAAAAAAGAATGAAATAA